In Micromonospora sp. LH3U1, one genomic interval encodes:
- a CDS encoding MmgE/PrpD family protein — protein sequence MGHGPRRRAGRGPGRSAAAPARRGRNGAGWAARQPDHGEPGGPSPIPAVVVARELGGPPEATIIGSRGRVGAPAAALANGTLVHALDFDDTHAGGLVHATAVVLPAAFAVGEQVDAPGRAVLEAAVVGYETVCRVAAAASHGFHARGLHATMVAGVFSSAIVASRLLGLDAARTTDALGIAGSQAGGLLAFLHSGASTKQLHPGFAAHAGILAARLAAAGASGPANVLDGPHGVYDALAAGAVDLASITAELGTRWETTRIGIKPYPACQLSHAAIDAVRDAVRRGGVRSGDVAAIDVDVHPDSAPTVCDTRRDLARPASPYAAKFSLPWSIAAAVVDGDLTTATYEPDSLGRPEVERVARLVRWHVAPTGGPAADAPGTARITLVDGSAVPGSVPRSAGGPDNPLTDEQLVAKFHGNAGGDTTDVVDLLSRLDELDTIEPLMAALAAAGTGRDRP from the coding sequence GTGGGGCACGGGCCACGTCGACGTGCCGGCCGCGGTCCGGGCCGCAGCGCTGCGGCACCTGCTCGACGGGGTCGGAACGGCGCTGGGTGGGCTGCGCGCCAGCCCGATCACGGGGAGCCCGGTGGGCCGTCGCCGATACCGGCCGTCGTCGTCGCCCGGGAACTCGGCGGGCCGCCGGAGGCGACGATCATCGGGTCGCGGGGCCGGGTCGGTGCGCCGGCCGCCGCGCTCGCCAACGGCACCCTCGTGCACGCACTGGACTTCGACGACACCCACGCCGGCGGCCTCGTGCACGCCACAGCCGTGGTGCTGCCGGCCGCGTTCGCCGTCGGCGAGCAGGTCGACGCGCCCGGCCGGGCCGTTCTCGAGGCCGCCGTCGTCGGCTACGAAACCGTGTGCCGGGTCGCCGCCGCCGCGTCGCACGGCTTCCACGCCCGCGGGCTGCACGCCACGATGGTGGCCGGCGTGTTCTCCTCGGCGATCGTCGCGTCCCGGCTGCTCGGCCTCGACGCCGCGCGGACGACCGACGCGCTCGGCATCGCCGGCAGCCAGGCCGGCGGGCTCCTCGCGTTCCTGCACAGTGGAGCCTCGACGAAGCAGCTGCACCCGGGATTCGCCGCGCACGCCGGCATCCTCGCCGCCCGGCTGGCCGCGGCCGGGGCCAGCGGCCCGGCGAACGTCCTCGACGGCCCGCACGGTGTCTACGACGCACTGGCCGCCGGCGCGGTCGATCTCGCGTCCATCACCGCCGAGCTCGGCACCCGCTGGGAGACCACCCGGATCGGCATCAAGCCGTACCCGGCGTGCCAACTCTCCCACGCCGCGATCGACGCGGTCCGCGACGCGGTGCGCCGCGGCGGTGTCCGTTCCGGCGACGTCGCCGCGATCGACGTCGACGTGCACCCCGACTCGGCGCCCACGGTCTGCGACACCCGGCGGGACCTGGCGCGACCGGCGTCGCCGTACGCGGCGAAGTTCTCGCTGCCGTGGAGCATCGCCGCCGCCGTCGTCGACGGTGACCTGACCACCGCAACGTACGAGCCGGACTCGCTCGGCCGACCCGAGGTGGAACGCGTTGCCCGGCTGGTGCGTTGGCACGTTGCCCCCACTGGCGGCCCCGCAGCCGACGCGCCCGGCACCGCCCGCATCACGCTCGTCGACGGCTCGGCCGTTCCCGGCAGCGTGCCACGCAGCGCGGGCGGCCCGGACAACCCGCTGACCGACGAGCAGCTCGTCGCGAAGTTCCACGGCAACGCCGGTGGCGACACCACAGACGTCGTCGACCTGCTGTCCCGTCTCGACGAGCTGGACACCATCGAACCGCTCATGGCGGCGCTGGCCGCCGCCGGTACAGGCAGGGACCGCCCGTGA
- a CDS encoding CaiB/BaiF CoA transferase family protein — translation MRPLEDLRIIAVEQYGAGPFGSVHLADLGAQVIKIEDPRAGGDVGRYVPPYAEDEDSLFFETFNRNKRSISLDLGTAAGRGVFEQLVAVSDVVYSNLRGDVPEKLRIRYDDLKHLNPRIVCVSLTGFGMTGPRKQEPGYDYVLQGLAGWMELTGEPDGPPTKSGLSLVDYSGGFVAAISLLAGVHAARRDGVGMDCDVSLYDTAVSMLTYPATWHLNAGFQPVRTHHSAHPSLVPFQAFEAKDGWMVVGCAKEKFWARLCQIVGHPEWAEAGSPYATFASRREHSADLVPRLEAIFRQKTVDDWLTQLYAGSIPCGPINDVGAALVDEHTAARNLVVTTDHPRYGEVRQLASPVRVGDETPTYRRAPQRNEDLALVTEEILGLDAQQVVALRAAGAFGDAEPAHGANTPDTPDSLDTTATSR, via the coding sequence GTGAGACCGCTGGAGGACCTGCGCATCATCGCGGTCGAGCAGTACGGCGCCGGGCCGTTCGGCAGCGTGCACCTGGCCGACCTCGGCGCCCAGGTCATCAAGATCGAGGACCCGCGGGCCGGCGGCGACGTCGGCCGATACGTGCCGCCGTACGCCGAGGACGAGGACTCGCTCTTCTTCGAGACGTTCAACCGCAACAAGCGCAGCATCTCTCTCGATCTGGGTACCGCCGCCGGGCGCGGCGTCTTCGAACAACTCGTCGCGGTCTCCGACGTCGTCTATTCCAACCTGCGCGGGGACGTGCCGGAGAAGCTGCGCATCCGGTACGACGACCTCAAGCACCTCAACCCGCGCATCGTGTGCGTGTCGCTGACCGGGTTCGGGATGACCGGGCCGCGCAAGCAGGAACCCGGCTACGACTACGTGTTGCAGGGTCTCGCCGGCTGGATGGAGCTGACCGGTGAGCCGGACGGACCGCCCACCAAGTCCGGACTGTCACTGGTGGACTACTCGGGCGGCTTCGTGGCCGCGATCTCGCTGCTGGCCGGGGTGCACGCCGCCCGCCGCGACGGCGTCGGGATGGACTGCGACGTCAGCCTCTACGACACCGCGGTGTCGATGCTGACCTATCCCGCGACGTGGCACCTGAACGCCGGGTTCCAGCCGGTCCGCACACACCACTCGGCCCACCCGTCGCTCGTGCCGTTCCAGGCGTTCGAGGCCAAGGACGGCTGGATGGTCGTCGGCTGCGCGAAGGAGAAGTTCTGGGCCCGGCTGTGCCAGATCGTCGGCCACCCGGAGTGGGCCGAGGCCGGCTCGCCGTACGCGACCTTCGCCAGCCGGCGGGAGCACAGCGCCGACCTGGTGCCCCGGTTGGAGGCGATCTTCCGGCAGAAGACCGTCGACGACTGGCTCACGCAGCTCTACGCCGGGTCGATTCCGTGCGGCCCGATCAACGACGTCGGCGCGGCCCTGGTGGACGAGCACACCGCCGCCCGGAACCTCGTGGTCACCACCGACCACCCCCGCTACGGCGAGGTACGGCAGCTCGCGTCCCCGGTGCGGGTCGGCGACGAGACGCCCACCTACCGCCGGGCACCGCAGCGCAACGAGGACCTCGCACTCGTCACCGAGGAGATCCTGGGCCTGGACGCGCAGCAGGTGGTGGCGCTGCGGGCGGCCGGCGCGTTCGGCGATGCCGAGCCGGCACACGGCGCGAACACCCCCGACACCCCTGACAGCCTCGACACCACAGCCACGTCACGATGA
- a CDS encoding LLM class flavin-dependent oxidoreductase: MRLTYQPWGETLAELADAGRRAERAGAEVLWASELHRSATGTAAALAGATSTARIGTSIILAFTRSPMITALEALDLDELSGGRFVIGLGSGVRRLNEQWHNVPFGKPVGHLRETVHNIRLFWDACTTGAEIRADGEFEPMHIRGYERPYAVPERPIPVYLAAMGPLMTRLAGEIGDGWISHELCSPGYLREHILPDLTLGIDRADGKTRHDVDVVVSACCSVAADPALARRRAAGVVGFYATVRTYADFFAFHGLAEDQQAVIEAFRAGAGADHLAGSVSDRMVDALTMAGTRDDVAARIAAYDGIADTVKLSPPTHGLPAVEIRAAQDEIIALIGELTGATT, translated from the coding sequence ATGAGGCTCACGTACCAGCCGTGGGGGGAGACGCTCGCGGAGCTGGCCGACGCCGGGCGCCGGGCGGAACGCGCGGGCGCCGAGGTGCTGTGGGCCTCGGAGCTGCACCGGAGCGCGACCGGCACCGCCGCGGCCCTGGCCGGGGCGACGTCGACCGCACGGATCGGCACCTCGATCATCCTGGCGTTCACCCGCAGCCCGATGATCACCGCGCTGGAGGCGCTCGACCTGGACGAGCTGTCCGGTGGCCGGTTCGTGATCGGCCTCGGCTCCGGGGTGCGCCGGCTCAACGAGCAATGGCACAACGTGCCGTTCGGCAAGCCGGTCGGTCACCTGCGCGAGACGGTCCACAACATCCGGCTGTTCTGGGACGCCTGCACCACCGGCGCCGAGATCCGTGCCGACGGCGAGTTCGAGCCGATGCACATCCGCGGTTACGAGCGGCCGTACGCCGTTCCGGAGCGGCCGATCCCGGTGTACCTGGCCGCGATGGGCCCGCTGATGACCCGGCTGGCCGGCGAGATCGGCGACGGCTGGATCAGCCACGAGCTGTGCTCACCGGGGTACCTGCGGGAGCACATCCTGCCCGACCTCACGCTCGGCATCGACCGCGCGGACGGCAAGACGCGCCACGACGTCGACGTCGTCGTCTCCGCGTGCTGCTCGGTGGCCGCCGACCCCGCACTCGCCCGCCGCCGCGCCGCCGGTGTGGTCGGCTTCTACGCCACGGTCCGCACCTACGCCGACTTCTTCGCGTTCCACGGCCTCGCCGAGGACCAGCAGGCCGTCATCGAGGCGTTCCGGGCCGGTGCCGGCGCGGACCACCTCGCGGGCAGCGTCAGCGACCGGATGGTCGACGCGCTCACCATGGCCGGCACCCGCGACGACGTCGCCGCCCGGATCGCGGCCTATGACGGCATCGCCGACACCGTGAAGCTGAGCCCGCCGACCCACGGGCTGCCGGCCGTCGAGATCCGCGCGGCCCAGGACGAGATCATCGCGCTGATCGGTGAGCTGACGGGAGCGACCACGTGA
- a CDS encoding MaoC family dehydratase, with protein MGLKQGWTGRFFEDFEIGDVYQHPLGRTVTETDNTWFTLLTMNTNEMHFNAEYAARSEFGKPLVVSTLTVAIAVGQSVTDLTQNAFANLGWDEIRMTHPVFAGDTLYSESLVLEKRESASRPHAGIVTVRTRTLNQHGDEVCSFKRTFYVYRRGAEQLENLFPEGKSPFSLDGDSKETA; from the coding sequence ATGGGGCTCAAGCAAGGCTGGACCGGGCGGTTCTTCGAGGACTTCGAGATCGGAGACGTCTACCAGCATCCGCTGGGACGCACCGTCACGGAGACCGACAACACCTGGTTCACGCTGCTGACCATGAACACCAACGAGATGCACTTCAACGCCGAGTACGCCGCACGGTCGGAGTTCGGCAAGCCGCTCGTGGTGTCGACGCTCACGGTGGCCATCGCGGTCGGGCAGAGCGTCACCGACCTGACCCAGAACGCGTTCGCGAACCTCGGCTGGGACGAGATCCGGATGACCCACCCGGTGTTCGCCGGTGACACGCTCTACAGCGAGTCACTCGTGCTGGAGAAGCGGGAGTCTGCGTCCCGCCCGCATGCCGGCATCGTCACGGTGCGCACTCGCACGCTGAACCAGCACGGCGACGAGGTCTGCTCCTTCAAGCGCACGTTCTACGTGTACCGCCGGGGCGCCGAACAGCTGGAAAACCTCTTCCCGGAGGGGAAGTCCCCATTCTCCCTCGACGGCGACAGCAAGGAAACGGCATGA
- a CDS encoding class I adenylate-forming enzyme family protein, with the protein MKGVQLNMAAGIREFGRSTPGRVAVVDGDHAVTFGALDERSNRLASATLAHGIAPGERIAVLSNNRYEYFEISAAMAKAGIPTVPLNTKNNSSDNAYILAHSRARGIILADELAGNVDGLLDGLPLVLSFAGEVGQRYETFLGQGRAVDPQVPVDELDPFCITYTSGTTGRPKGVLLTHRGRVLTAFGVGLDYGLGPNRSTIAVAPMYHGAGFAFAYTAPMLGGSCSVLPTWDPERLLDLMASSRASTVFLVPTHAQHLRRFCEEPAARYDLSALRTLYFNAAALPVALKEWVIAAFPGVDVHELYGSTECSIVTNLRPEFALERAGSVGHPWFWNEIRLKDDDGNEVGPGEPGELFARSPLLLAGYLDDEEATRAGYDADGFFSVGDVAVRDEEGFITIFDRKNDMIIAGGVNIFPREIEEVIARHQPVDEVAVIGVPDEVYGERIAAFVVGRPGTRIDVGALEGHVRQHVARYKVPREWHVVDALPRNPSGKILKRTIRDGYLARGQKETG; encoded by the coding sequence GTGAAGGGTGTGCAGCTCAACATGGCCGCCGGGATCCGCGAGTTCGGCCGGTCCACGCCGGGCCGGGTCGCGGTCGTCGACGGCGACCACGCCGTGACGTTCGGCGCGCTCGACGAGCGCTCCAACCGGCTCGCGTCCGCGACGCTCGCGCACGGCATCGCCCCCGGTGAGCGGATCGCGGTGCTGAGCAACAACCGCTACGAGTACTTCGAGATATCGGCGGCGATGGCCAAGGCCGGCATCCCGACCGTGCCGCTGAACACGAAGAACAACAGCTCGGACAACGCCTACATCCTCGCCCACTCCCGGGCGAGGGGGATCATCCTGGCCGACGAGCTGGCCGGCAACGTCGACGGCCTGCTCGACGGCCTGCCGCTCGTGCTCAGCTTCGCCGGCGAGGTCGGCCAGCGGTACGAGACGTTCCTGGGACAGGGCCGCGCGGTCGATCCGCAGGTCCCCGTCGACGAACTCGACCCGTTCTGCATCACCTACACCTCCGGCACGACCGGGCGGCCCAAGGGCGTCCTGCTGACCCATCGGGGACGAGTCCTCACCGCGTTCGGAGTCGGGCTGGACTACGGGCTCGGCCCCAACCGCAGCACGATCGCCGTCGCACCGATGTACCACGGCGCGGGGTTCGCGTTCGCCTACACCGCCCCGATGCTCGGCGGCTCGTGCAGCGTGCTGCCGACCTGGGATCCGGAGCGGCTGTTGGACCTGATGGCCTCCAGTCGCGCCTCCACGGTGTTCCTGGTGCCCACGCACGCCCAGCACCTCCGCCGGTTCTGCGAGGAGCCGGCCGCCCGGTACGACCTGTCGGCGCTGCGGACGCTCTACTTCAACGCCGCCGCGTTGCCGGTCGCGCTGAAGGAGTGGGTGATCGCCGCGTTCCCCGGCGTCGACGTGCATGAGCTGTACGGCTCGACCGAGTGCTCCATCGTCACCAACCTGCGCCCCGAGTTCGCCCTGGAACGGGCCGGCAGTGTCGGGCATCCCTGGTTCTGGAACGAGATCCGACTCAAGGACGACGACGGCAACGAGGTCGGGCCGGGTGAGCCCGGCGAGCTGTTCGCCCGCTCGCCGCTGCTGCTGGCCGGGTACCTCGACGACGAGGAGGCCACCCGGGCCGGATACGACGCGGACGGGTTCTTCTCCGTCGGCGACGTGGCCGTGCGCGATGAGGAGGGCTTCATCACCATCTTCGACCGGAAGAACGACATGATCATCGCGGGCGGGGTCAACATCTTCCCGCGCGAGATCGAGGAGGTCATCGCCCGCCACCAGCCGGTCGACGAGGTCGCCGTCATCGGCGTGCCCGACGAGGTGTACGGCGAGCGCATCGCCGCGTTCGTGGTGGGCCGACCGGGGACGCGGATCGACGTCGGAGCACTGGAGGGCCACGTCCGGCAGCACGTGGCGCGCTACAAGGTGCCCCGCGAGTGGCACGTCGTCGACGCGTTGCCGCGCAACCCGAGCGGCAAGATCCTCAAGCGGACGATCCGCGACGGGTACCTCGCGCGTGGTCAGAAGGAGACTGGCTGA